The genomic region ACTCATGTTGTCTGGTGCAGGTGACGAGCTTCAAGGAATAAAACGAGGAATCATGGAAATGGCAGATAGCATAGCCATAACCAAAGCTGATGGAGATAATGTCATCAATGCAAAAAAAGCTAAACAACGTTATAAAAACGCCATGCACCTCTTCCCTGCTAATGCAAATGAATGGATTCCTGAAGTGGTACACTGTAGCTCAATCGAACAAAAAGGTATAGAAGATGTATGGGGGATTATTGAAAAATTTGAGCGTCATACTAAACTCAAAGGATATTTCGAAGACAATAGAAACAAACAAGCTAAATATTGGATGTATGAGAAAATTAATGAAGAGCTCAAAAGACGATTTTATGAAAATGAAAATATAGCCAATCAATTACCTGAACTTGAACAACAGATTATTGAAGGTCGAATCAGTCCATATACTGTTGCTGATAAACTATTAAAAAATGATTAATATGAAAAAAATTATTGCCTTATCAATTTTAATAGTTGCTTTTTTAGATCTTTTCAGCTGCACTACTTTTGTACTTAAAGATGAGCACAGCTTATTATTTGGAAGAAACTTAGATTGGGTTTCTGACAACGGATTAATCGTTGTAAACAAACGTAATATTTTAAAGAAATCTATTGTCTTCCCTCCTGAATCATCAACCATTTGGACTGCTAAATATGGAAGTATTACTTTCAATCAATTTGGAAAAGAATTTCCTTTTGGTGGAATGAATGAAAAAGGGTTAGTGATAGAAATTATGCTCGTTGCTGGTCAATACCCTGAATTTGATGACCGTACAGCAGTTAATGAACTTCAATGGATTCAATACCAATTAGACAATGCTCAATCCGTGGAGGAAGTGATAAAAAATGATCAATTAATTCGCATTAGCAAAATCAATCAAAATTTGCATTTTCTTGTATGTGATAAAGAAGGAAATATCGCTGTCATTGAATTCGATAGCAAAGGGATAAAAGTATATAAAGATCAGTCACTACCTTTTCCTGTTCTTGAAAACGACACTTATTCTACTTCACTAAGAAAAAATAAACAACAACAATCTTGTCGTTTTAATACTGCTATATCGATGTTAGATAACTACCAACATTCATCTCATGAAAATGCTGTTGATTACGCTTTTAACAT from Flavobacteriales bacterium harbors:
- a CDS encoding linear amide C-N hydrolase encodes the protein MKKIIALSILIVAFLDLFSCTTFVLKDEHSLLFGRNLDWVSDNGLIVVNKRNILKKSIVFPPESSTIWTAKYGSITFNQFGKEFPFGGMNEKGLVIEIMLVAGQYPEFDDRTAVNELQWIQYQLDNAQSVEEVIKNDQLIRISKINQNLHFLVCDKEGNIAVIEFDSKGIKVYKDQSLPFPVLENDTYSTSLRKNKQQQSCRFNTAISMLDNYQHSSHENAVDYAFNILNKVALDGSWSIVYDIKNMEIHYKTASKQNIKKIKFNYFNLSCIAPALIYDLKRNQAGWVHENFIPFTDNFNQKQFNAAIKSNAIRLPQPILQQFYNYNATCNCKE